The Oscillatoria acuminata PCC 6304 genomic interval ATGCTTACGCTGCACCTGGCCCCTCATCGCCGGTGTTCAAGAATTATCACCATTGCCCTATCCGGACAATTTTGCGAATTATATCCGATTAATAATTTGTAAAAGTTTCCTGGATTTTCAAGAGAAAATTGCTTTTCAAACCCGGCTTGTTTTATGAAAACCAGGGTTTTGTCGTCCTTATAATTTTTAAGTTGAACAAAAATCGAGTGAATAGAGGTGATGTATTCCGTTCCGGGTTCAGATTTTTATAAAGTTTTGACCCGGGTGTTTGTTGCGTATTTTCCCTTAATAAAGTTCTAGGAGATGAAAAGCATTTAGCCATCTAACTCCCACATTCAACCAGAACATCCGTAAATCTACGGAAAAAACCCATTTATGAAGTAAAATTAATCCATAGAATATATCAGGGACAACCCCCTAGGGGGGATATTGGAGGGATTATCTTTACTCAAGCTTTAATAAAAAGACTTGTATTCCTAGAAAAAAGTTCATAGGATTGTGAATGTAAGGGATAAATCTCAAAACGAGTGAACAGGGGACCATGATGAAAATTACTTTATTCAACACTGTCTTAGGAACCGCCGCCGCCACCGTATGTTTGTTAGGCGTTACTGCACCCCAGGCGAATGCAGGACAGCTACATAATGGCTGGAACTACGCCATTGACTCGTTTAACGATGGGGTGCAAAACGGGAATACTGTTGGGGCTAGCAGTACATACGAAATGTATGGCATGGCGGTTAAAGACGATACCCAAAGCAACAGTATTTTTGTAGCGATTAACGCCAATCTGCCGATTACGGGTGCCAACAATGGTGGCGCGGCAGATGGTAATATTGGCTGGGGCGATTTAATTTTCAACTTTTCGGGTCAGAACGCGCAAACCGCCAGTGCCAATGGCAATTTATTTGGTGTTCGGTTTGCGGGAACTAACGATTCTGGGGTGGGCAGCATTGGGGTTTATGATAATGTTACACTCCAAAGTGTGACGAGTACAAACTCTGGGTTTAACAATTTAACACACCACAGTAACACAGTTAGTGGCCTAGGTAGCAGCGCTTCGATGGGTGACCTCGCTTACAATGACTCCTACTTTGCAGGTCAAACCTCTGGAACTCATACGGTTCTGAACTCGATTAAGACCGGGAATTTCTTGGGTGGAATTAATCTCATCAGTGATTTCACCGGGTTAGGGTTGGACTTCGGTAACTTCTCGGCGACTGGAACACATACCTTCGGGTTTAGTTTTGATAAGTCTTTAATGCCGGTGGGTGAATTTGTGGCTCATTTGTTCGCGGAATGTGCGAATGATGGGGTGGCATTATTGGGTGAGTTTGCTGTAGCAAGTGTTCCAGGTGACGGGGACGTTTCTGTGCCGGAACCCTCTAGTATGCTTGGGTTATTGGCCTTAGGTTTGACCTTTGCAGGCAGTCGGTCCCGGAAAAAAGGTCAGGAGATCGCGGGTTAAGCGTAGATTAGAACCTGACTTTCCAAGCTGATCAACCAGAAACCGGGTTTCTGGGACAGGCTCTACACATAGTCTCAGAACCCACCCTAAAAAATGTAGAGGCGATTCGCGAATCGCCTCTACATTTTTTTAGGGGTAATGGGTAAGTCCCATGGGATAAGTTTTGCCTTCTTTCCCCAAAATTGAGTCAGAAACCGGGTTTCTTGACGATGATGGGGTTGATGTTATTGCAAAATAGTTTTGGAGACGATGCGGGTTTTTTTGCGATCGGCTTCAGAGAGTTCTTGTCCCTCTTGGAGGCGGGTGGC includes:
- a CDS encoding PEP-CTERM sorting domain-containing protein; amino-acid sequence: MMKITLFNTVLGTAAATVCLLGVTAPQANAGQLHNGWNYAIDSFNDGVQNGNTVGASSTYEMYGMAVKDDTQSNSIFVAINANLPITGANNGGAADGNIGWGDLIFNFSGQNAQTASANGNLFGVRFAGTNDSGVGSIGVYDNVTLQSVTSTNSGFNNLTHHSNTVSGLGSSASMGDLAYNDSYFAGQTSGTHTVLNSIKTGNFLGGINLISDFTGLGLDFGNFSATGTHTFGFSFDKSLMPVGEFVAHLFAECANDGVALLGEFAVASVPGDGDVSVPEPSSMLGLLALGLTFAGSRSRKKGQEIAG